Proteins encoded together in one Planctomycetia bacterium window:
- a CDS encoding DUF4340 domain-containing protein: protein MNENTKTLTFVGVAVVLLGFGVWLSRPASEADLTTAELGKEFFPDFTDPMKVASAEIIDLDAVNDVKHDLKVARVDDVWEINPDRQRFPDVSPERLANVVKAVVGVKKLAVVTDQPDRHREFAVVDPANEAELKAGTDGVGKRVTLVDADRRKLVDLIIGKNDEKNKNIVYVREPNRDRIYATELDKAPLSSSFGDWVPADLLKVGAADLRTVDIHDYAIDVRSTQQGLGGPGGLTVVRKVPVRIERAKLDAKKDDSDKWQLTKLETYDKETKGFLEKKLLPEEEFDSAKVDELKRTLAGLRIVDAVRKPKTLAADLLKEKTFLFDAQSAVTADQESMASLETTGFWPNSKTRSEIELVCHEGELTVGFENGVQYLLRFGDITGKGRAGSGGDEKKEGEPKKDDAKPGVGGAEGENTAPNRYMMVTASFNPDLIPKPPLVTLPPEGALPSAPAATPAPTGTAPAATPPAPTPTATPTATPKTTATPTPTAPTPSATPSATAPATPAPAGSVKPAEGAASGSCEPSGDACQAEPAKPEATKADAPKPSATKPEAKPEPTKPEATKPTPSATAAPAAAPKAKPSATATVPAAVPTATAAPAATTPATTAKPADTIPPAAESKPAEVKPVAEPPKPMTPEERKRIETENKRMSDKYEADLKSGREKAKELNTQFADWFYVVDDATFRALDLSPTALAKKKGAPAANPGPHGGQNLPPDLMRQIQQMQQQQQQR, encoded by the coding sequence ATGAACGAAAACACGAAGACGCTTACTTTCGTCGGTGTTGCGGTAGTGCTGCTCGGGTTCGGTGTGTGGCTCAGCCGTCCGGCGAGCGAAGCCGATCTGACGACGGCCGAACTGGGCAAGGAATTCTTTCCCGACTTCACCGACCCGATGAAGGTCGCGAGCGCTGAGATCATCGATCTCGATGCCGTGAACGACGTGAAGCACGATCTCAAGGTCGCGCGCGTCGACGACGTGTGGGAAATCAATCCGGACCGGCAACGCTTTCCGGACGTCTCGCCCGAGCGGTTGGCGAACGTGGTGAAAGCGGTCGTCGGCGTGAAGAAGTTGGCGGTCGTCACGGATCAACCGGATCGCCATCGCGAGTTCGCGGTCGTCGATCCGGCCAACGAGGCCGAGTTGAAGGCGGGAACCGACGGCGTCGGCAAACGGGTGACGCTCGTCGATGCCGACCGGCGCAAGCTCGTCGATCTGATCATCGGCAAGAACGATGAAAAGAACAAGAATATCGTCTACGTGCGCGAGCCGAATCGCGATCGAATCTACGCGACCGAATTGGATAAGGCCCCGTTGTCGTCGAGCTTCGGCGATTGGGTTCCGGCCGACTTGCTGAAGGTCGGCGCGGCCGACTTGCGCACGGTCGACATCCACGACTACGCGATCGACGTTCGCAGCACGCAACAAGGCCTCGGCGGCCCCGGCGGGCTTACGGTCGTGCGCAAAGTGCCCGTTCGCATCGAGCGCGCGAAGCTCGACGCCAAGAAGGACGACTCCGATAAGTGGCAGCTGACGAAGCTCGAAACCTACGACAAGGAAACGAAAGGCTTCCTCGAAAAGAAGCTGCTGCCCGAAGAGGAATTCGATTCGGCGAAGGTCGACGAATTGAAGCGGACGCTGGCCGGGTTGAGGATCGTCGATGCGGTGCGGAAGCCGAAGACGCTGGCCGCGGACCTGCTGAAGGAGAAGACCTTCCTATTCGATGCGCAGTCCGCCGTGACCGCCGATCAAGAATCGATGGCATCGCTCGAAACGACCGGCTTCTGGCCGAACTCCAAGACCCGCAGCGAAATCGAACTCGTCTGCCATGAAGGCGAACTGACGGTCGGGTTCGAGAACGGCGTGCAATATCTCCTGCGCTTCGGCGACATTACGGGCAAGGGACGCGCCGGAAGCGGCGGCGATGAAAAGAAAGAAGGCGAGCCGAAGAAAGACGATGCCAAGCCGGGCGTCGGCGGCGCCGAAGGTGAGAACACGGCCCCGAATCGCTACATGATGGTAACGGCTTCGTTCAATCCGGACTTGATCCCGAAGCCGCCGTTGGTCACGCTTCCGCCGGAAGGAGCGCTCCCGAGCGCACCGGCAGCGACTCCTGCACCGACCGGTACGGCGCCTGCGGCCACACCCCCTGCTCCGACGCCGACTGCGACCCCAACCGCCACGCCGAAGACGACTGCAACACCTACGCCGACCGCGCCGACTCCGAGCGCGACGCCGAGTGCCACGGCACCGGCAACTCCGGCCCCGGCCGGATCGGTGAAGCCGGCCGAAGGGGCGGCGAGCGGTTCGTGTGAACCTTCTGGCGATGCGTGCCAGGCCGAACCAGCGAAGCCCGAAGCGACCAAGGCCGACGCGCCGAAGCCGAGCGCGACGAAACCGGAAGCCAAGCCTGAGCCTACTAAACCGGAAGCTACGAAGCCGACTCCGTCGGCCACGGCCGCTCCGGCAGCCGCGCCTAAGGCCAAGCCCTCGGCTACGGCAACCGTTCCCGCTGCCGTTCCGACGGCGACGGCCGCTCCGGCTGCGACAACTCCGGCGACGACCGCGAAACCGGCCGACACGATTCCTCCCGCGGCCGAGTCGAAGCCGGCCGAAGTGAAGCCGGTCGCCGAGCCTCCGAAGCCGATGACTCCGGAAGAGCGGAAGCGGATCGAAACGGAAAACAAGCGGATGTCGGATAAGTACGAAGCCGACTTAAAGTCGGGACGTGAAAAGGCGAAAGAGTTGAATACTCAATTCGCCGACTGGTTCTACGTGGTCGACGATGCGACGTTCCGCGCGCTCGACCTCAGCCCGACGGCGCTCGCCAAGAAGAAGGGGGCTCCGGCCGCGAACCCAGGTCCTCACGGGGGCCAAAACCTTCCGCCGGATCTGATGCGCCAAATCCAGCAAATGCAGCAGCAACAACAGCAACGGTAA